Below is a genomic region from Nitrosopumilus sp. b3.
TCCTTTTTGACTAGGGACAATACTCCAACATGCACAGGAGATAGATATGGCTTGAGAGATAACACTACTCTTTCATGCTCCTTGTCGTCTTTTAGACTGTGCTCTAAAATGGTGTAAAGACTTCTATCAATTCCCATTGAAATCTCAAAGACATGAGGCAAGACTTTCTCATCATTATCCATTACCTCAAATTTCTCTTTACTCATTTTAGCATGACTTGACAAATCATAGTCTGATCTATAATTACATGCAACAAGCTCGAGCCATCCAATTGTAGTTTCTACTTCAAAATCAAATGCAACTTCAGCATAGAATGCTTTTTCTTTGTCTCCAAGTTTTCTGAATCTACTTTTTGTAACATCAATACCTGTTTTCTCATAAAATTCCATCAACATGCCCAAGTAATATGCGACAAATTTGTTTGGAATAACACCAGAGTCTACTGCTTCTTTGCATGTCATAGAGACTGGATCTGCATCTGTTTGAACTCGAATTACTGTATTTTCAATTTCTGAAAAATTTTCCACTTCTTGTAATTTAGATGGATTACAAAATACTTCAATTTCTGCCTGATAAAATTCTCTTAAGCGTAACAGACTCTGCCTTGGAGCGATCTCATTTCTAAAACTCTTTCCAACTTGAGCAATTCCCAAAGGTAATTTCCCTCTCATTGTTTTAAAAAGTCGTGGAAAATCTATAAAAATAGACTGACATGTTTCTGGTCTAAGGTATGCTTCTTCTTCTTGAGGACCAATACCAACTCTAAACATCATGTTAAATTTCCTAGTCTTATCAAAATCCCCTTTGCATTTTGGACATTTTATGTTATTTTGAATAATGGCATTATCAAATTCCTCCAAATCAGCACTCTCAGGAATTTCAATTTGTGAAATCTCTGCAATTGTTCTATCTGCTCTAAATGTTGAATTACACTTTGTACATTGGATAATTGGATCCGCAAAATTTCCTAAATGTCCTGATGCCTCAAAGACTGATTTTGACATTATCTGAGAACCATCAATCTCAAGCATTCCATCACGTCTGATTAACTCACGCCTCCATAATTCTAGAAATTTATTTTTTAATCCAACACCAGAAGGCCCATACTCCCAAAATCCAGCTTGTGCATCTGAATATACTTCACAGCTAGGAAAGTAAAACCCACGCTCAAGGGCTAGTTTCATTACTTCTTCATAGTTCATTGTAAAATCCACTCATCCATGAAATAAATTTCTACGCAAACCCCTTTGCCACTCTGATATTCTCAAAGTCATCTCTTTCATCATCAATTGGTGTTTCTAAAATTATTGGAATTTTTTTCTTGTTTGCAAACTTTACAATGGCTGAAATTCCCTTTTCTCCAATTCCCCCCAACCCTAAGTGATAGTGTCTGTCCAGATTACATCCAAGGTCACCTTTAGCATCATTTAGGTGCAAGATTTTCAAATGCTCTAGCCCAACAAATTTATCAAATTCAGAAAATACTTTTTTTACTTTCTCCTCTGTTCTCAAGTCATACCCTGAAACAAATGCATGACAAGAATCAAAACAAACACCAAATTTCTTTGCAGGTTTTAACTGCTTGAATATTTCACCAAGCTGCTTAAAGTCAGAACCAACAGAATTTTTTTGACCTGCAGTATTCTCCAATAAAATCATTACATCATTTTTTGTCTTTCCAGCTCTTGTTAGTCCTTCAACGAGCCTTTTAATTCCAGCCTCATCACCTGTTCCCAAATGACTACCTAGATGTGTAACAAGATATGGAATTCCTAATTCTGCACATCTCTCAACTTCATTAATCAAAGTTTTAATTGATTTTTCAAATCCATCATCTTTTGGGGATGCAAGATTTGGCAGATATGGCATATGTGCACATGTTGCAAATCTATCAATCTTACTTGCCTTTAGTTTTGATTTAAAATTTGCAATATCTTCCTTGGATAGCTCTTTTGCATTCCATCCTCTTGGATTTCTAGTAAATATCTGAAAAGCAGTACATTCTCTTTCAACTGCATTATCAACTGCTTTGTCAATTGAACCAGAAATTGAGACATGACAGCCGATCTGCATATTCCATCAATTTCTTAAAACATAATTTAAACCAGCATTAAAAACCAGATTTTTAAGTAAATTAAGTGAATCACTATCATGATTGCATTAGGACAGGATGAAATTGCAAAATATCCATTTTTGGCAGATGCTGGTCAATATCTCAAAGATCAAGGATTCTCACTAGAACAATTTGGAACAGATCCTGATCTAAAACAACTAATCCAGAAAGCCTATGATAGAATACTAGTAGCAGCTGATGGGAAAATCTACAAATCTGATTTAATTGGTGATCATGTGTCAAAAGAAGCAGCACTTCCAAGGGAAGTATTCTCATTTCTTTTAGCAATAGTGTTGCTAAAACTATGTGGGATGCATACTCTGATCAAGAGATTTGCACTAGCAGAGGCTAGACGTGCAGAAAAGTATCTGGAACGAGATCTATCAAACATTTCAGATGAGTCCAAAAAAGAATTAGCAATTAGAGTAATTGATGATCTCTTTTCAGTTCAGATTGAAAAACAGGATGATTACTTTGTAATTCCGGTATCTGATTATCTAAAACACTCCATAAATTTTCATGAAAGAGAATGGAAGTTAATTAACAGGCATGTTGAAAATGGACTAGTATTTTTAACTCCCCATGAAACAGTTAGACTGATAAGAAAAGAATTGGGTACGTACATCAATTCTAAAATAATTAATGCAAAAACTCCTACAATGATTCCTGGTTTTGAGGACTCAGTTAACAAACTTTCAATGCTATCAAAAAAATTTGCAACTTTTACAGTGACTACCGGAGAGTATCCACCGTGCATCAAACATGCAATTGATGTGCTTGAAAAGGGTGAAAACCTACCCCATTCTGGGCGATTTATGTTGGCAACTTTTCTTCTCTCAAAGGGTCAAACAGTTCAACAAATAGCACCGCTTTTCAAAAATGCTCCTGATTACAATCCTCGTGTGACTCTTTACCAACTTAATCATCTAGCTGGAACTTCTGGAAGTGGAACCCAATATTCTTGTCCCTCATGTGAGAAACTAAAAACACAAAGTCTCTGTTTTGCAACATCTGAATGCGATAATATTATCAACCCTTTACAATTTGGAAAGAAGAGAAAATAATGCAAGATACTGATATAAAATTTCTAGAAGATTCGTTCAAAAAATATTATTTTGAGCACTTTGATCTAATTCATGTACCAGAGCGAACATCTGAAAGAGAATTCGGTTTCCAGAAATTCAATTCAGGAATGACTAGACATATCCAAATCAAGGACGATAAGGAATTGCATTTATTATTTATGCAAAATGTTCCCTCTGATGTTTATTGCTCAAATGCTTACTATTCGTTTCCTAATTTACCAATGAATGAAAAAGACTGGAAAGAGGCAGATCTCATTTTTGATATTGATGCAAAAGATCTCAATTTAACATGTCGAGCAAATCATACAGTTTCAATATGTTATGAATGCAATGAAATCTCAAAGGATTCAAATCAATGCAGAAAATGTAATTCAACAAAATTAGAAAAAAAATCATTGCCATGTAAAAATTGTATTGATCAATCAAAAATACAAGTAGAAAGATTATCTGAAATTCTAACTAATGATTTTGCAATAGATAAAGAAAATATTCATGTATATTTTTCAGGAAACGAAGGATTTCATGTTTATGTGTATAATTCACAATTCCAAGAAATTGGTTCAAGAGAGAGATCTGAATTGACAGATTATATCTCACTACGTGGAGCCATCCCTGAAACATTTGGAATGAGGAAATTCAAACAAGATCGTGCAGCTTTTCCTGATTTTAATGAAAAAGGATGGAAGGGAAGGTTCTCAAAATATGTATTTGGTTCAAAATCAAAACGCTCAAAAATAATTACAGAACTTCTTGCAAATGGTTATTCTTCCTTCCAAAAAACTTTAGATGATGTATCCAAAAACATTGGAGTAAAAATTGATCCAAACGTAACTATGGATATACATAGAATCTTTAGATTGCCAGGATCCATTAACAGCAAGAGTGGTCTTACAAAAATTCTTTGTACAGATTTAACAAAATTTGATCCTTATTCTGAAGCATCTTTTCTTAGTGATGAGACGATAGAAGTTTTAGCAAATTCCCCCATAGAGTTTAAGCTAAAAAACAAAAAATTTGGACCATACAATAATGAAAAAGTAACAGTTCCAACATTTGTAGCAGTCTATATGATTTGCAAAAAACTAGCAAAAACTGCTTAATTTTACTAATAAGACATTAATTTACCAAATCTTAACAAAATTTAACTTTGTATAGCGCCTCTACTGATAAGCAAGCTCCGCCTCCTGATGCGGGAAAATTCATCAGATTAGGAATTGTAGCCATTATTGGAATTGTAATTTTTGCCATGGTTGGAAATCAGGCAGTAATTTTATCGATGAATTTTACAGAATTTGGCGATCAGTTCACGAAACCTCTGTATTATACACTAGTCTCTACAATTATTCTATCTGCGATTGCTCTAGTACGTGTAAATATTTCTGGAAGATCGTCAATTTTCTGGTATATTATTAGAACAGCAATTGGATTTATTGGAAGTGGTGGACAGCAACCAATCTCAAATAATATATCAAGTTTCAAAGAATACAAACTCTCCACTCCACAATTTGTAATTTGGCAAATAACCAAAATTTTGCTTTTTGGAGCATTCTTTGCAAATATCATGTTTGGATTTGCAGCAGTATCATTTATCGACGGTAATTATTTGGGAATTGAAAATCTACCAAAGTTATTCTCTTTACCATTTGTAACTCCTGAAAATAATCCAAACTTTGCAGCTGAAAATGTTGTTCCAATGATCCCAGCTTTAGTAATTTTGATTCCACCACTACTTGCAGCAATTGGATTACGTCTAGTTTTGTATGTAGGAATTCATAGAATAATCGATGTAATTACTTCATTTTTACAAGACTCTAATGATGGAAAGCCAAGATATCTAAATTATGTTTCTACAATTGAAGGAATAATTGGAATTGGAATAATATGGGCAGGATTTAATCTCTTCTTTACTGATCAAATTGATTATAATACACGATATGTAATTGGTGGAACACTTCTCATAGGCTTTGCACTAATTGCATTTTCAGTAGTTGATAGAATTAGAGCACGTGTTCTAACTCATATGTTTAAGAGAGATGTTTACATTAGAATTCTAACTATTATTGCAATTGCAATAATTGTTGCAGGAGTTGTATCTGTAAACAATAGTATAGCTGATGCAAAAAAGATAGAATTTTTGGGTCCATATACAGCTCAACAAATAGGAGTAAATCGATATCTTGGAGAATTAAATAACATTCAAGAAAATACTCATGATGTTAAACTAACATCTGTTTCTGCAAATAATATCAAAAATTATGTAAATCAACACAGTGACGTCCTTGATGTCATTCGAGTTTGGGATTGGGAAGCAGCTTTTGCCAAATTAAAGCCTGAGATTGGTCTTATTCCATATGTAGATTTTGAAGACAATGATATTCTAAGATTTAACAATACACTTTATTGGACTGCCTCAATGAAACCAATTCTACCAACATCAGTTAGTCTTGAAAATAGATGGTATAACGAGCATCTAGTTTACACTCACGTTCCTAATGGATTCTTAACTCTTGAAGCAACTGATGGTCAAATTGTTGATAGTGGTGAATTTTTCAAACAAAGAGAGATTTACTATGGAGAAGGTGGATTATTTGAGCAAACTTGGTCTGGATATCCAAATTCAAGAGGTTCTACTAGTGCTGAATTAGGAGGAGTATCTTATTCTGGTTTAGGTGGATTAGATGTTTCACCACCTCTAAGTTGGATATTTGAACCAAACTTTTTACTTTCTTTTCCTGCTGAATCAGTTCACATTATGAGATACAAAGATGTGCACGATAGAATGGAAATATTATATCCTTACTTCCTATATGATTTATTTGGAAAAGAACTAGATTCACTTCCTGTCACTGATGGAGCAAACTCTTACTGGTTAATTCCATTAATTATTGGATTTGATACCAATGATGTTCCATGGTCTGTTGGTAATCCATACTTACGATTAGTTGGATATGCACTAGTAGACACTTACAATGGTGATATCCAATTACTAAAGACTGGAGATGATTTCTTTTCAGATATGTTTGCCAGTCAATATTCTGATCAGTTCAAACCAATGCCTACTTGGCTAGAAGAACAAATCAGATATCCAGTAGAATTATTTAATTGGAAAACAGAGATGTATAATATTTACCATGTAACAAATGTTGAGACATTTATTCAAGCTAATGAATTCTATGAAATACCTCGTGGACTAGATACTTATTATGTTGAGGCAAAACCTCCAGGATTTGTACAAACTGAATTCTTGGGATTACTTTCATTGGAATTAAGAGGTTCTCAAGGAAGAAATCTTGCAGGATATATGGTAGTTGAAAATGATCTAACTAATCTAGGAAATTTACAATTCTATGAAGTTCCATTAAACTCTACAACCAAATTGATTGGTCCTACTGCAGTTAGAGAGGCACTTGATAGAGATCCAGAATTTGCTCAGCTAAAGACACTCTTGAGAAATCCAAGAATTGGTGATAATATTTTATATCGTGTAGGTGATCATGATATCTACTTTATTCCAGTATATACTGCAGGAGCTGGTGGTGTAGTTGCACAATTAGGTACAATTGCAGCAGTAGGTGCAGCATTTAATGGAGAATACTTTGTTGGATTGGGTGAAACTCAGGAAAAAGCCTTTGAAGCTTATCTCAAAAAAGTTTCTGGAGTAGCACCAACTGTAACTACAGCAGATGACAATTATGTTGAATTAGTTAGAGATGATAGGATTGAAATAATAAAATCGGTATTTGAAGAAAGTAACATTACTGTATCTGAACCAACATCAATCCAGATACCATTATCATTTAACGAAGGTGAGATCTTCTTCTTTACTGAAAGTGATCGTAAAAATACTGAAGAATTCCTCAATGAATTCATTGATGATTTTGTTAAACCACGTAGTGATAGAGTATTCATGTGGCAAGAAGAAAATAATCTCAACATTGGAACAATATTTGTCAAGGATGGAATATCTGAGATACATTATGTCTCAATTGAGGTTGGCAACTAATTGCTCTTAGTTGTTGATAATGGTTCAATTTATACAAAAAATTTAACTGAATTTCTAACTCAAAAAAATATTTCATTTAAAAAACAAACTCCTCACCTTCTAAATCTTCAATCTCTTTCGAATTATGACGGTTTTATCCTATCTGGAAGAAGAAAAAATGAAAAAAAAATAAACGAAATAAATTCCAAAATTATTAATTTTTCTATTAAAAACGATATCAAATTACTTGGAATATGCTATGGTGCAGAAATTTTGGCCCTTACATTAGGTGGAACAATTCGAAAAACTAAATCACTTCAAAAAGGAAATGAATTAATCAGTATATCAAAAGAGAATTTAGTTTGTAATGGTTCCCTTAATGTTTTTGAGAGTCATGGATTTGAGATATCACGACTACCTACTATTTTAATTCCTCTTGCAGAATCAAATAATTGTAAATATGAAATTATTCAATATGATAAAAAACCAATTTTTGGAACCCAATTTCATCCCGAAATGACAAATGACGGTAATGATTTAATTGAAAAATTCTGTTTTCTTTGATTGATTTTAATAACTCTTAAAATTTCTTTAATTTATGGACCAAGAAGATCATGAATTACTTTTACCTCTAGTTGAAGAAGAAAATATTTGCCTTCCATTACCAATTAACGTCGTATCAAAATATTGGAATGTAGAATTACCGATGGAAGAAGCTATTGAGGCTGCCAAAAAATATTCGGGATTTAATGGTAGTATAATCATTGAAGGAATAGAATTAGCTGAAAGAAATGGTCTAGCATGTAAGATAATAAATTCATCCTTATCAGAACTAAAAAAAATAATTGATACTGGAATACCTCCAATTGTCATTCTGCCAGGGATTCCAGAAATTACTCAACATGCCTCCATCATTACTGGTTATGATGATGAAGAAAAAACCATTCTGCATTATATTCAGAAAGGTAATTTTGAAGGAGAACAACAGGAAGGGGCAATACCAGAAGACATTTTTGACAAGGAATGGTCGGAAGATGGAAGATTATTGATATTGATAGCACCAATTGATATTTTATCTTCATTAAAACTAGAAAATGACTCTACTGATAAATCAAATCGGCTATGTCTCATTTCTGAACGACAAAATATTCTAAAAAATTCTTCTGATGCAATTAAATCATTAAAACAATCATTAGAAATTTCTCCAGAAAATTCTACTGCTTTACAACAATTAGGATCTTTAATGAATCAACAAAGTTCCCCTGATTGTGTAAAATTTTATGAAAAATGTTTGGAATTAAATAAAAGATCATATTTGACTTGCAACGGTCTTGGAAATTATTATCTTAAAACAAATCAATTTGAAAAAGCAGAAAAATATTATACAAAAGCTATTGAAATCAATCCAAAAAGATCTGCTAAAATTTATAAAAATAGAGCATATCTTAGAGAAAAACAAAACAAAAATCCTGAAGCAAAAGAAGATCTTAAAAATTATTTAAAATATAATCCAAAGGCTTCTGATAGAGGAATAATTGAGCAGGCAATTAGAGAGATATAATGCGGAGTGCGGGATTTGAACCCGCGGCCTTCAGCTTGGGAAGCTGACGTCATACCAGACTAAACTAACTCCGCTTAAAAACAATTAATTGATTATGATTAAATATCTTAATTTCAAAACTAATACATGGATGCAAAATGTCCTGAATGTGAAAAAGTTGCAATCTTAGACGATGATATTGCCCATGTAAGATGCCCTCATTGCAACTTTGAAACAGATTACGATTCCTATCTTGAAATCATGAAAGATCAAGCAATCAATATGGCATCAGACTATATTCCGGATCGACCTGGAATGTAATTACCAATAATTCCCTTTATCAGAACAATCTAAATGTGCCCCACAATTAGGACAAAACATATGACATGCTTGCATGTCGACCATTATTTTATCACACCTTGGGCATTTAATTTCCTCAGCCATACTCATCATAGTCAATCTTGATTTAAAAATAATGTCCAAAGGTTAATTAGTCGTTCAACTTTTTTTTGAAATAATTGCCAAACTTTAAACTTACAATTTCAGATATTAAAGGAAAATCTGTTTCAAAGGAACTCAAAGACAGTGATGCTAATCCTTTGTTAGGATTACAGCTTGGAAATGAAACTGATGCATCCATTGTTGGATTATCTGGTAAATTAAAACTCACTGGAGGAAGTGATAAATCTGGAGTTCCTATGAGAAATGACGTTCATGGTTCTGCAAGAAAAAAAATTCTACTTTCTAAAGGGGTAGGGCTACAAGATGCAGAGACCGGACAAAGAAAAAGAAAATTAATGCGTGGAAATACTGTATCTGAAGAAATCTACCAAGTAAATTGTAAATTTAATGGAGAATTACCCGTTGAAGCTCCAGCAGAAGAAACTACAGAAGAAAAAGCTGAAGAAAAAAAAGAATAACTTAACATATACCGATTCTACATTTTGAGTCATGCATTGGAGAGAAACACTTCCTGATTGGTACATCAAAAAATATGGTTATCAACCATGTGTTAACATTGGGACTGCAGGTCATGTAGATCATGGAAAAACTACTCTTATTCAAGCATTAACTGGCTCTTGGACAAGTGTTCACAGTCAAGAATTAAAACGAGGAATTACAATTCGTGTAGGTTATTCTGATGCAGCATTTTACAAATGTAAAAGCTGTGAGGAGCCTTTAGGTTTCTCTACAACTCCAAAATGTAATAATTGTGGAAAAGAAAGTGAATTATCTAGAGTTGTAAGTTTTGTAGATAGTCCCGGACACGAAAGTTTGATGGCAAATATGCTTTCAGGATCTGCATTGATGGATGGAGCTTTGTTGTTAGTTGCTGCAAATGAAAAAGTTCCAAAACCACAAACAAAAGAGCATCTTTTAGCCCTTCAAACTCTTGGTATACAACAAATAGTAATAGTTCAAAATAAAGTTGATTTACTTCCTTACAAGGAAGTGATGGCAAACTATCAAGATATTACAAAATTCGTTAAAGGAACTTTTGCTGCAAAATCACCAATAATTCCTATTTCTGCTCAATCTGGATTGAACATTGATGCATTAATTGGCTCAATAGAATCAACAATCAAAACTCCAGAAAGAGATGAAAAGAAAGATACTGTAATGCATGTTTTACGTTCTTTTGATGTAAATAAACCTGGAATAAAATTAAAAGATATCAAAGGTGGTGTAATTGGTGGTAGTTTAACACAAGGTGTTTTTAAAATTGGAGATGAAATTGAGATAAAGCCTGGAATCATGAATGAGAAAAAAAAGTCATACGAACCCTTACTAACAGAAATAACATCTTTAGGAACTGCTGCAGGAATAGTTGAATCAGTGAAACCTGGTGGACTTGTTGCTATTGGGACAAAATTAGATCCTTCCATGACTAGAAGTGATTCTTTTATTGGTTCAGTTATTGGAAAACCAGGAACTCTTCCAGAAAATTCTACAGATCTAAAACTTGAAGTGAATCTATTTGATGTTGCAGTAGGAATAACTGAAGATATTAAAGTCAAACCAATTCAATCTGGCGAATTACTTAGACTTAATATTGGAACTGCACCAATTTTAGGTAAAGTAACTAAGATAAAATCAAAAAATATTGAGGTTGAACTTAGACGACCAGCATGCATCTTTAAAGATGGAAATGTTGCAATAAGTAGAAGAATTGATGAAAGATGGAGATTAATTGGTGCAGGAATAATTGGTTGAAGTTATCTGTGATACAAACTTTTTAATCCATTTAGCAACAAAACGTGTTAAAAATATTGATAACCTTGATGTTGAAATAGGTTTAATTTCATTTGTTGTTCCTGATGTTGTAATTACAGAATTGGAAAAACTTGAAAAAATACCTGAAAAAAAACAAGAAATTTCTATGACTATGAATTTTATAAAAAATTTAAAAAAAATCCCTATTTCTGGAAATTTCGCTGATCAGGTATTAGTAGAATATGTAAAAAATCATAACTCTATAATTGGAACAATGGATAAAGTATTAAAAAAACAAATCAAACAAGCTGGAGGTTCCATAGTTTCTCTATCAAATGATAAAATTATCTTAGAATCTTAGAAAAATTTAACTTGAAGAAATAACTATAATTGATGATTTAAATGATTTTAGAAAGTCCAGCTTTTGAAAATGGTAGCACAATTCCAAGAAAATTTGGATATAAAAATGGGAATTCAAGCCCTCCATTGATAATTCGTGAAGTTCCTGAGGAAACTAAATCCCTAGTTTTGATAATGGATGATCCAGATGCAATGGGTGCAGTTGGCAAAGTTTGGGTCCATTGGGTTTTATGGAATATTTCTCCAAACACTCAAGAAATACCTGAAAATTCTATTCCAAAAAACTCAATTGAGGGAAAAACAGATTTTGATGAAATTGGTTATGGTGGACCTGCACCACCAGATAAGGAACATCACTATATTTTCAAACTTTATGCGTTGGACACAGAACTAAATTTAGAAAAAAATTCCACAAAAACAGAACTTGAAGAATCCATGAAAAATCATATTCTTATGGAAGCAAAATTAGAAGGAAAATATGCCCCATAATTTACTTAATTTTTGAAAAAATCTTTAATTTTTTAAAAAGAGTAATAAACACACATCTATGATTCAAAATATTGAATTCACAGACTAAATTATTTTCAATAGGAAGTTTTGATTTTAAATTAAACTATCTTTTAATTATTGCAATATTATCCATTTCTTTCTCAATGTCTTTTTTGATTAGATCACAGCCTGCTAACTTTGGATGGGAATTAAATGAATTTGATCCTTTTTTTAATTATAGAGCAACACAATATCTTGTTGACAATGGAATTGACTCTTATTTTGAATGGAATGATGATTTAAGTTGGTATCCTCATGGAAGAAATGTTTCTCAGAGCTCTCAAGTAATGTTGCATCTTACAGCTGCGACAACATATTGGATTTTTGGTGGTGGAGGAAGTCTTTATGATTTTACTATTTTATTCCCTGTAATTTTT
It encodes:
- a CDS encoding deoxyribonuclease IV — translated: MQIGCHVSISGSIDKAVDNAVERECTAFQIFTRNPRGWNAKELSKEDIANFKSKLKASKIDRFATCAHMPYLPNLASPKDDGFEKSIKTLINEVERCAELGIPYLVTHLGSHLGTGDEAGIKRLVEGLTRAGKTKNDVMILLENTAGQKNSVGSDFKQLGEIFKQLKPAKKFGVCFDSCHAFVSGYDLRTEEKVKKVFSEFDKFVGLEHLKILHLNDAKGDLGCNLDRHYHLGLGGIGEKGISAIVKFANKKKIPIILETPIDDERDDFENIRVAKGFA
- the glyS gene encoding glycine--tRNA ligase; this translates as MNYEEVMKLALERGFYFPSCEVYSDAQAGFWEYGPSGVGLKNKFLELWRRELIRRDGMLEIDGSQIMSKSVFEASGHLGNFADPIIQCTKCNSTFRADRTIAEISQIEIPESADLEEFDNAIIQNNIKCPKCKGDFDKTRKFNMMFRVGIGPQEEEAYLRPETCQSIFIDFPRLFKTMRGKLPLGIAQVGKSFRNEIAPRQSLLRLREFYQAEIEVFCNPSKLQEVENFSEIENTVIRVQTDADPVSMTCKEAVDSGVIPNKFVAYYLGMLMEFYEKTGIDVTKSRFRKLGDKEKAFYAEVAFDFEVETTIGWLELVACNYRSDYDLSSHAKMSKEKFEVMDNDEKVLPHVFEISMGIDRSLYTILEHSLKDDKEHERVVLSLKPYLSPVHVGVLSLVKKDGLKEKTDEIYLKIKRKCDAFLDHSGAIGRRYRRLDEIGAPFAVTIDHQTIEDETVTIRKRDSMEQSRVKISELESIIISDTSFP
- a CDS encoding gamma-glutamyl-gamma-aminobutyrate hydrolase family protein (Members of this family of hydrolases with an active site Cys residue belong to MEROPS family C26.): MLLVVDNGSIYTKNLTEFLTQKNISFKKQTPHLLNLQSLSNYDGFILSGRRKNEKKINEINSKIINFSIKNDIKLLGICYGAEILALTLGGTIRKTKSLQKGNELISISKENLVCNGSLNVFESHGFEISRLPTILIPLAESNNCKYEIIQYDKKPIFGTQFHPEMTNDGNDLIEKFCFL
- a CDS encoding DNA primase is translated as MIALGQDEIAKYPFLADAGQYLKDQGFSLEQFGTDPDLKQLIQKAYDRILVAADGKIYKSDLIGDHVSKEAALPREVFSFLLAIVLLKLCGMHTLIKRFALAEARRAEKYLERDLSNISDESKKELAIRVIDDLFSVQIEKQDDYFVIPVSDYLKHSINFHEREWKLINRHVENGLVFLTPHETVRLIRKELGTYINSKIINAKTPTMIPGFEDSVNKLSMLSKKFATFTVTTGEYPPCIKHAIDVLEKGENLPHSGRFMLATFLLSKGQTVQQIAPLFKNAPDYNPRVTLYQLNHLAGTSGSGTQYSCPSCEKLKTQSLCFATSECDNIINPLQFGKKRK
- a CDS encoding UPF0182 family protein, with the translated sequence MYSASTDKQAPPPDAGKFIRLGIVAIIGIVIFAMVGNQAVILSMNFTEFGDQFTKPLYYTLVSTIILSAIALVRVNISGRSSIFWYIIRTAIGFIGSGGQQPISNNISSFKEYKLSTPQFVIWQITKILLFGAFFANIMFGFAAVSFIDGNYLGIENLPKLFSLPFVTPENNPNFAAENVVPMIPALVILIPPLLAAIGLRLVLYVGIHRIIDVITSFLQDSNDGKPRYLNYVSTIEGIIGIGIIWAGFNLFFTDQIDYNTRYVIGGTLLIGFALIAFSVVDRIRARVLTHMFKRDVYIRILTIIAIAIIVAGVVSVNNSIADAKKIEFLGPYTAQQIGVNRYLGELNNIQENTHDVKLTSVSANNIKNYVNQHSDVLDVIRVWDWEAAFAKLKPEIGLIPYVDFEDNDILRFNNTLYWTASMKPILPTSVSLENRWYNEHLVYTHVPNGFLTLEATDGQIVDSGEFFKQREIYYGEGGLFEQTWSGYPNSRGSTSAELGGVSYSGLGGLDVSPPLSWIFEPNFLLSFPAESVHIMRYKDVHDRMEILYPYFLYDLFGKELDSLPVTDGANSYWLIPLIIGFDTNDVPWSVGNPYLRLVGYALVDTYNGDIQLLKTGDDFFSDMFASQYSDQFKPMPTWLEEQIRYPVELFNWKTEMYNIYHVTNVETFIQANEFYEIPRGLDTYYVEAKPPGFVQTEFLGLLSLELRGSQGRNLAGYMVVENDLTNLGNLQFYEVPLNSTTKLIGPTAVREALDRDPEFAQLKTLLRNPRIGDNILYRVGDHDIYFIPVYTAGAGGVVAQLGTIAAVGAAFNGEYFVGLGETQEKAFEAYLKKVSGVAPTVTTADDNYVELVRDDRIEIIKSVFEESNITVSEPTSIQIPLSFNEGEIFFFTESDRKNTEEFLNEFIDDFVKPRSDRVFMWQEENNLNIGTIFVKDGISEIHYVSIEVGN
- a CDS encoding DNA primase small subunit domain-containing protein, with the protein product MQDTDIKFLEDSFKKYYFEHFDLIHVPERTSEREFGFQKFNSGMTRHIQIKDDKELHLLFMQNVPSDVYCSNAYYSFPNLPMNEKDWKEADLIFDIDAKDLNLTCRANHTVSICYECNEISKDSNQCRKCNSTKLEKKSLPCKNCIDQSKIQVERLSEILTNDFAIDKENIHVYFSGNEGFHVYVYNSQFQEIGSRERSELTDYISLRGAIPETFGMRKFKQDRAAFPDFNEKGWKGRFSKYVFGSKSKRSKIITELLANGYSSFQKTLDDVSKNIGVKIDPNVTMDIHRIFRLPGSINSKSGLTKILCTDLTKFDPYSEASFLSDETIEVLANSPIEFKLKNKKFGPYNNEKVTVPTFVAVYMICKKLAKTA
- a CDS encoding 30S ribosomal protein S6e, yielding MPNFKLTISDIKGKSVSKELKDSDANPLLGLQLGNETDASIVGLSGKLKLTGGSDKSGVPMRNDVHGSARKKILLSKGVGLQDAETGQRKRKLMRGNTVSEEIYQVNCKFNGELPVEAPAEETTEEKAEEKKE
- a CDS encoding zinc-domain-containing protein, translated to MDAKCPECEKVAILDDDIAHVRCPHCNFETDYDSYLEIMKDQAINMASDYIPDRPGM
- a CDS encoding tetratricopeptide repeat protein; this encodes MDQEDHELLLPLVEEENICLPLPINVVSKYWNVELPMEEAIEAAKKYSGFNGSIIIEGIELAERNGLACKIINSSLSELKKIIDTGIPPIVILPGIPEITQHASIITGYDDEEKTILHYIQKGNFEGEQQEGAIPEDIFDKEWSEDGRLLILIAPIDILSSLKLENDSTDKSNRLCLISERQNILKNSSDAIKSLKQSLEISPENSTALQQLGSLMNQQSSPDCVKFYEKCLELNKRSYLTCNGLGNYYLKTNQFEKAEKYYTKAIEINPKRSAKIYKNRAYLREKQNKNPEAKEDLKNYLKYNPKASDRGIIEQAIREI